taataagtttcaatgtaaagcatgttctcttggaaaaattattataagaccatcaccagtcaaaatccaaactgaatcaccaatgtttcttgaacgtattcagggtgatatttgtggaccaatccatccaccatgtggaccattcagatactttatggtattgattgatgcctcaagcagatggtcacatgtatgtttattatcaactcgaaatgttgcatttgcaagattacttgctcaaataataaaattgaggaatcaatttcccgattatacaatcaagaaaattagacttgataatgctggtgaatttacttcccaaactttcaatgattattgtatgtctatgggaatcattgttgagcatcctgttgctcatgtacatacacagaatggattggctgaatcattgattaaacgtctgcaaatgattgctagaccaatgattatgaaaacaaagctccctatttctatatggggacatgcaattttacacgccgcttcattaattcgcatcagaccaagtgcatatcataaatactccccattgcagcttgcatttggtaaagaaccagacatttctcatttgagaatttttggatgtatggtgtatgtgcctattgcaccaccgcaacgaaagaaaatgggacctcaaagaaaggttggaatttatatcggttatgatagtccatcaatcattcgatatcttgaacctcagacaggcgacgtgttcacagcacgttttgctgattgtcattttaatgaggaaatcttcccaatgttagggggagaacagaaacataccgaaaaagaaattacatggtatgtatcatcattgttacacctggatccaagaacaaaacaatgtgaaaaagatgtacaacaaattgtacacttgcaaagaatagcaaatcaaatatcagatgcatttgcagacacaaaaggggtaactaaatcatacatacatgctgcaaatgcccctgctcgaattgaaattccaaagaaacaaatggaagatactcatgatgtcattaaacgcctgaagcgtggaaggccagtcggttccaaggataaaaatcctcgaaaaagaaaattcatagagaaacacgatgatcacaaaataaagaatgacgtttctgaagaaacacatgatgatcacaaaatagagaatggtgttcctgaagaaacacatgatgatgaaaatgttctgtcagaaccacaaactgacgagaatcatgaaatctctatcaattatattaatactggaaaaatatggaaccgaaaagatatagatgaaattgatgatatattttcttataatgtggcaatcgacatcataaatgataacgaagatcatgaaccaaaatcttttggtgaatgtaaaaatcggcaggattggataaaatggaaagatgccatccaggttgaattaaattcgctaaataaacgtaatgtttttggacctatagtccttacacctgaaggtgtaaaacctgttggatacaaatgggtttttattcgaaagcgaaatgagaaaaatgaaatagtaagatataaagctcgacttgttgcacaaggtttttctcaaaggcctggaattgattatgaagaaacgtattctcctgtgatggatgcaattacgtttcggtatttgattagcttggcggtatctgaaaatttagaaatgcgtcttatggatgttgttacagcttacttatatggatcacttgatagtaatatatatatgaaaatcccttaaggatttaagatgcctgaagcacaaagttcaaaacccagggaatgttattctgtgaaattacaaagatcattatatgggttaaagcaatcaggtcgaatgtggtataatcgactaagtgatcacttgatgaaaaagggatatgtaaataattcaatatgcccttgtgttttcattaagaaaacaacatccggatgcgtaattattgctgtatatgttgatgatttaaacatcattggaacgaataaggaaattcaagaagttgtgtgatacttgaaggaagaatttgaaatgaaggatcttggaaaaaccaagtattgtctgggtttacaaattgaacaaaaagaatgtggaatgtttgttcaccagacaaattatacagaaaagatccttaaacgttttaatatggataaagcaaatcctttaagtactccaatggttgttagatcattaaacatagaaaaagatccattccgtccatgtgaagatgatgaagatatttttggtccagaagtaccatatctaagtgccatcggtgccctcatgtaccttacaaattgtacaaggcctgatatatcttttgccgtgaatctgttggcaagatttagcacatatccaacaaagagacactggaacggaattaaacatatattccgttatctacgaggaacgacagacttgggacttttgtattcaaaagatgctaatccaagtataattggttatgctgatgctggatacttatctgatccacacaaggcacgttcccaaactggatatgtatttactcgtggaggcactgcaatatcttggcgttctcagaaacaaacgctcgtaacaacttcatcaaatcatgccgagattattgcactacatgaagcaagtcgtgaatgtgtgtggttaaaatcaatgacccaacatatccaaatttcatgcggattatcatctgatgagaagcctgtgatactatatgaagataatgctgcatgtgttgctcaaatgaaagaaggatacataaaaagcgacagaactaaacatattcctcctaagttcttcgcattcaccaaggagcttgaaaagaatagatgtattgatgttcgtcacattcaatcaagtgaaaactcatcagatctcttcacaaaggcacttcctacgtcaatattcagaaagcacatatataatattgggatgcgcaatctacgaaatttgtgaagaattgttcatgtcaacatcagggagagtttacgtgactgcactctttttcccttactatggtttttatcccaatgggtttttccaagtaaggtttttaacgaggcagtataaaaacacgtaattaagacaatcattatgatcatcatcacaagggggagtgttgaaaaatatatttaaaatgtgtgtattgaatatttgaatgttgaatatttgaatgttgaaaataagagttgtaaatattgaaaattagtgtgtgatgatgtaggtaatgatgtattttatttttggattatttgtaaagatttcctataaatagatctctcatttgtgaagaaaatcacaattgagtagagagaaaaatattataaagtgtgtagtttggtaaattttgagagtttgagatttttactttttaccataaatttttactttttcacaacaattattaatatattgaaatgaaatgattttaaaaaaattattacatttttaaattattatttgaataaaaatgatataaataattattagtaaattatataaaaaatgttattggatatttttgtaaaaaataacTGGTGTCACAAAATAGAAATACTAAAAACATTAGCATTtatatatgagtaggtctcttgtgagacggtctcacgaatctttatttgtgaggcgggtcaatcctaccgatattcacaataaaaagtaatactcttaacattaAAAGTAGTACTTTTTCATGCaagacccaaataagatatccgtctcacaaaatacgactcgtgacaccgtcttacacaagtttttgcatttatatataattaaatttgcaTTTAAGTACTTGGTAAGATATGATTATTTTACTCGGCAACCGACATACTTAATGGTGAGATGAAGTTTGTAACGATATCAAATAATTTTATCTCATGTTCCGGTGAAAACATCTTGTTAtcgaaatattaattttttgtttcattaaataattttatattttaaaaaaatctgtacataattaaaaaaattataattacacataattaaattttaaatcttataagcaatttaaaaaataagcataaataaaaatgatacataATTAAGAATGTTAATTAAATTGTACCGTAGaatgtgtaaaaaaaaaatactgaagattgtgtgtgtaaaagtgtgtgtaaAATGAAGGAAGAATGTGATTTGttgatggacaaatgtggtaggattttataaaatatagtaaatggtatttttttatataattattctattttttatttatataacttTTTTGGATTTCTTACAATTTTTTATGTATtaatttaaactattttttttatttattaaaaattaatagcaaccatatttaaaaaaaaaaatgtgaaaaCTTCATCGTGCAGAGGAGATTCGATATTCATCGACCATTGGAGGCCGAGGATTACAGGCTCGATAGTCATCGGCCCATGTACATGCCCTTACTCGACGAGTCTATGTTGATTGTATATACCAGCCAAATTCGGAATTCATATATGTGCGTGCCCCTTTTTGTGTATTTTGAGTTACAAAGTCAATGTACTTTTTATATCTGGTAAACCTCAAAAAGGATAGGAATTGCAGGTCATGGATACCCGGATTGTAGAAATCCAAATTTTCGAGGGACTTAAATTGCAATTGTTGTAATGTTGTTGATTGTTGCTCCAATTCAATTACCGGTGATACAAATAAATATGTACCaaactataaaaaaatataaatttaacaaacaaccaaattattcaaaatttaacatataaatttaagatttaattatcatcatgatatcaaattataaactgttattaggaaaaaaaaatagaaaaatatatttagaaaatcatatattattttttctattaaaattttacaaaataaataaacatctttcaaaaattcaaaattatcttaATCTATTAGATAATTGAATTTAAATTAGATAATGTGAGAATTTTGATTACgtaattaaaacacaaatacAAACTCAATTGACAGTGagtaatatatttaatatttaagattatggtatacgcaagtggcccctgcactgaaaactgaccggtaactggcgaccggataataaaatgctcccatgaccggtaactggcgaccgggtaaaatagtaaacgtctgatcagactatgccacagtatactgggtggtacaaattgaactgaccggtaactggcgaccggatttagcaataatcccatgatagtgaaacggccacaagcaatatcgcaaaatctcaaaaatgaacattgtatatttttatgcacgtaatataattaaatggcacaattaaatatcatgtaataatttactgcttggattggatcgctcccaggctcgctgcaacctaaatatgccatgaaaaatatgcaatagatgtatgggaccaaactatgcactaacattcgaaaatgtgacaattacgcctaacgacttcgtatttaatcatgactccgaaccaacccgaaccaacaccgaaccatcatgtagtcatgattaaaatacgcctaaaatgatgaaataatgctcctaaaatagtgagggccgaaatctaagtgaatggaggccaaaacatgaaacgctctttcgagagtcaatttgacacatcgcaccgtaaattcttgtacgacctcaaaaatgatccgaatcacaaacggccaaaaacatgaccttcctaactcgatgaggcactgtccagtccaaggccatgggctaaaagccaaccgagaactcgaacaagccactgaaccgtcacagcaagttgctgtccaaaaatacagcagctgtgctttggtttccttgcgtcgtttgcgaggttaatggccattggggcttgaaccaccgaccagaacctcttaccaacatcctaaggaatgatttgaaccatggctaagggccctaggccagccacaatccgaaCCACACCAGAAACAAGACCACACTCATAGCCGAGAACGTAATCTGCGCACTTGGGGAGttttgcttcgtttgctgtcatggacctttccagtggccatttgattgaccatggcacgatccaGACATCTTGGgatatggtatgaaccgtggctaagggccataggccaaccaagatccacaccaatccaccaaaattcgaaacacacatgctgtacaaatgaagagccgaaatggggaaggggctgttcttgagttattttgtaaaaaccgattcaccatggaccaagccaccaaaaggacgacttagtcacgtcttagaaattctagggaagtgatctaagcatggctataggccttgtagcagccatgatcagattcacTTCCTATATGACAGCAACACAGAATTTCGAACAAGACTCAAATGGACAACCGGTGTGTTGTTGTCATTGTCGtgttttccagcgtgcatggggttgaatgagtggaccaacatggtcctaatgcatcctaatacatgtccagatgtcgccttgggagcctggaaccaaaccaatacctgaaaccacaacACAAAAGaaaatcgtgaagcttgaaaAGGGagggccgaaaatctgcatgtgcattttctgaattttcttgatgtgtttcggtttttacatgaaaggatgatcatgaaacataaaaataatgatagtatgacttgattgaagagtcaaggaagaatatatgcatgcctggtttcgttttgaaagaaaacgaaagaatgagacgatccggcgcgaaGGAGGTGGAGTGCTTTcttttctacctttcttgctctcgattttctctcttgtttttcccttagcacctcacgatttttGTCTCTAAAATCCTCTAAATTTCGGTGATGGAGGGGGGAGAATGATGGTTGGAAAGGTGAGggggaagatccactaataaagagattcaaatgcaagaccaagtctaccactcatttaaattttgaatttgattgaacAAGTCTTCTTGGGGGAAGCATGGCCGATTTATCCATGATAATTAGACTAGGATATTGCTtactaataaattaattaaggttgattaataattaaaaaggttatcatgctaaaaatgacaaagaatgggtcaaaggtgagttggcatgtCCTAGCTTAATCtactaaggggtggccgaattcttggaataaaatgaagggaaatgttgattatttactaaatttataacccttaaaagccttacctatcctttaaataatttagtgaactaacccctcatttaaggaacttaaatgaatttattttctactcacctcaagtaactaaaataattccttaaacttccatttaacttaaattaacttattaattagctaaaataagttctgggaatgttttcctaaatcttaaattttatctctaaactccaactccagtccggcctctctgaattaactgaaatgataaaaatctaaaagactacataaaataataaaataattaaatttaaatactcatgcaataaaattattttaatttaaatactagaattatgcatggcttatacgtagtctaagttacgggttctacagttgtGCGGTTGCCTCGGGACAAAAGGTTCATAAGAGAAATATGTCAGTTTACAAAATCAATAGAGTAAATAAAGAAAAACTAGCTCTCTTAACAAAGTGAGGGAGTAAAGTGTGTCCAAAACACTTCTCAAACTTAATAACCAAAACTACGGATGCAGTATTTGTGAAGCCGAAATTCTGCTTAATATACAAAACTAATCAATACAGTGATTAGATGTTGTGTATGAATATCTTTAACACTTCACAAAAACAATTCAATACGCTTTGGTTTGAGCACTTGATTTCTTCAATGTAAATCATCAATTCTAGTGTTTGCTCTCCTGCGGCGCCTCTCAATCTATTCTTCTCtattatttataagcttcttttgtACTAGAGTTtattacataaaaataattctacaaaatatgtaaacaagagtACAACCAAAAAATATTCACGAAGATGAAGAAATCGATTGCTATCTTcgtgaatatttgttgctaagctTTTTgtagtttagaggtgaatatcacaaaccaTTTATTGTTtgaaaaagatcgggacaacacaacgtTCTTCGTTTCATAGAATCGAGAGCGTGACTCCGTTTTTGATCCCGTTTGCTTTTCGTGATTGAAGaatcacatcatttggtatcagagctttaaGGTTCCCTTTGATTCAAATAGGTTTATCGTTTTtattatcagatctgtgtttaTCATTCGTTTGTTTCCAAATCTGCTTTGTTCAATCGTTCTTATCTTTCGTGAATCTTGTGATTCTCAAAAATTTCGTGAGTCGTGTTGTGTTTTTTTTGAGTTGCAATATAATTGAAATTTCTGATGTATTGTCTTGTAACTACGTTTCCATAAATCATGTGGCTTATGAATTTATTTCTGAAAACATCTCAACGTTCTTTAAAGTTGACTTGCAAAGTGTCGTGCTGCTGCTGTATTGTgcatctttttaaaatgtaTGTTGGTTGCATTTGCTAATCCATGTCATTTTCGTGTTATTTCTCAATTAGCTCTATATTCTTAACGATGCTACACTATCTATGATGGGCTCTGCTTATGCAGGATCCATGTACACTGGAGTAGACTTTTGTAAGAGATTATGTGGTGTCTCTGTAATCAGAAGGTGGAATGATGATCCTTCTACTTGtttcaattttgtttttctGTGAGGATTTTCTTGTATTGCCTATTTGATGGTTAATGGATTCCATTCACGCCTTGAGTATTTATGGTTTTAGCTTTTGAAGTAATTTTTAACTTTAACAACGGGGAGAGCATGGAAAATGCACTGCGAGCATGCTGCAAAGGGATCAAGATCGGCAAAATTCTGATTCACAGGGAAGGCGACAATGGGCAATAAGTTGGTGAAAAGTCACTTATACTTGTGTGATGCCTGTGTTTTTGTTTTGGTTACACTAAATTTACTCTCTTTTCCATTCAAATGCTTTGCTTTTTTTGCGGCTGATCTATGAAAAATTACCAACAGATATTTCGGATAGACACCTCTTGTTATTGGATCCTATATTAGGCACAGGTTAGCCCATTTGTGTTGTAAAACCATTTAGTGTGCTAGTATATTTCATTGTGCTATCGATTTTGCATTTATCtctaatttgtattttttatcAGTAGAAACTTATAAAGTTTTAGTGCACATGCGCAATTTTTCTACACACATGTTTCTCTCTCAAAGTGGCCTAAATATCCCACTCAACAAAATTCACACATCCTTCAGTACTCGTTTTTATCTGGTTTTTTGTGATACTGTTTGTTTATGTATATTCTCTTTATCATTCTGAATAATTGAATCATCATCCATTTGCAGGAAATTCTGCAATTCGAGCTATTACTCTGATTATTAAGAAGGGTGTACCAGAGTCCAACATCATATTCCTTAATCTCATATATGTAAGTTCAATGGATCTTATTCTGTTTGAGCTTTCCCTCTCTCCCTagcttttttcattttccttttttgCTCAATTTTCATCATGTAGCTATAGAGAGCTTTGTAGCTATTTTGTTGTTGGTTCGTGCAAGTACTGAGTTTGGCCGATCGAGTATGATGAACGATCTTTCCAAATTACTTTGTATATGCAGGCACCTAAAGGAGTACACGAAGTCTGCAAACGTTTTCCGCGACTAAAGATAGTGACGTCCGAGATTGAACTAGGTTTGAATGAAGAATTCCTTGTTATCCTTGGTATGGGTGAGTTTGGTGACTGGTACTTTGGCACTGACGATGAGTGAAATACAAATGATTCGTCTTGAATGAGATTGCACGGGCGAAAAGTCTAATAGAAcggttttctttaaaaaaaattaaattttgactcacataaaatatttaatccaTTTCGGCATCATTATAGTGTTTGGATCCTTATTTTTCATATAAATTTTCCGCACGTTGTATTCTATTGTACCCTAGATGATTGATTATCATTGATCACAAATATAATATGAGATTTGATCTATCCCAGATGTTAATAAGTTTCTCAAAGCTTGGTCCTACCAATGGAAGAGATTTTCTTCTGTGAATTTGTGGGCTTGGCAATAACACACAAATGGGCCGGAAGAAAGATGACTTGATCCATTAGGTAACATATAAGTATGTGAAGGATACAAGGGCCAGAGGGAATAATCTAACAAACACAACAGAAAGCAAGAACCGAGAGAAAGAGATACAACGGAAGGAAGCAGGAACTCTCTGAAGAATCAAGGAAGAAAGCTTGGCAGAAGAGTTTGTTTTCTGAAGAATTATTGCTTGTATTGTAACTCTCTTGTTCTTGGAAATTGAATACAAGGTGTCTAATTTCTCCGTGGATGTAGGCTGACATAAGGCCGAACCACGTTATCTTCTTGAGTACTTTTCATACGAATAAAGAAATCTGGAAACAAATAAGCAAACACCATTGAACCGAAGAACCAACAagtggcgccgtctgtgggaaacgAATACAGAATCTCACAAGAATCAATGGGATCAATGAAGAGTGAAATAGAGAAATTCACAGGCAAGAATGATTTCTCGCTGTGGAGAATCAAGATGTGAGCGGTCTTAATCCAACAGGGCCTGGTCGAAGCTCTCAAGAAAAAGGAAGAGATGTCAAGTACTATCAAAGACAGGGATGAAATTCTGGAAAAGGCACATAGCGCAATAATACTTTGTCTGGGAGACAAACCTCTTCGAGAAGTGGCGAGGGAGAAATCAGCAGCTGCCGTGTGGGCAAAGGTGGAAAGTCTATACATGACCAAGTCATTGGCGAATCGGCTATACATGAAACAGAGACTATATTCATTTAAAATACACGACGATTCCAATCTTGAAGATCAGATTGAAGGATATACAAAAATAGTAGATGATCTTGAAAACATTGAAGTAAAGCTCGAGGATGAAGATAAGGCTCTGATATTGTTAAATGCTCTCCCAAGATCCTATGAGAACTTCCGAGACGCGATGTTGTATGGGAGAGAACAAACGATCACCCTCGAAGAGGTACAATCGGCTTTAAAATCCAAGGAGTTGCAGAAAAGAATTCAACCAAATGGAGATAAACTTGGTGAAAGTTTAAATGTCAGAGGAAGAACCGAGAAAAGAGCATCAAGAAACTTCAAGAATAGACCAAGATCTCGAAGCCAAGGGAAACTTAACTGCTTCATATGTCATAAGGAGggccacttcattagagattgCCCCGAGAAAAGTAATAAGCATCCTGAAAAACCTGTAGGTATGGGGGAAGTATCAATAGCCTACGACGGTTATGAATCAGCAGAGGTATTGGCAATCACAGATCAAGGCCCAAGCGATGGATGGATATTAGACTCTGGTTGTTCGTTCCACATGTGCCCGATAAAATCCTGGTTTGAAGATCTTCAAGAATCAGAAAGTGGTTTGGTTCTCCTGGGAAATAATAAGGCCTGTAAAATTAAAGGAATAGGCTCGATACGAATCAGGATGTATGATGGGGTGGATAGACTTCTCAGAAACGTGAGATATGTGCCTGAACTAAAGAGAAATATGATATCTCTAGGCACCTTGGATTCAAATGGACATACCTTTAAATCCGAGAATGGACATATGAAAGTACTAAAGGGATCCATGGTGGTTATGAAAGCCATCAAAACAAATTCACTATACTTCCTCGAAGGTTACACAATAGTTGGCGGGTCAGCTGTAGCTCAAATGAATCAAGATAAAACCAAATTGTGGCACCTTCGTCTTGGCCACGTAAGTGAAAAGGGATTAGAGGAATTGGCAAAGCAAGGTCTTCTGTGCGGAGACAAGATAAATGAGCTTGACTTCTGCGAACAATGTGCTATTGGAAAATCAAAAAGGGTAAAGTTCACTCAAGCCAAGCACACAACCACTAAGCCACTAGAGTATATACACTCCGATCTATGGGGACCCTCCAAGACAGAAACTCATGGAGGCGGTAAGTACTTCATGTCAATTATCGACGACTACTCAAGGAGAGTTTGGATTCTCATCCTAAAAAGCAAAGACGAGGCAGCAACCAAGTTTCAAGAATGGCTGCTGAAGGTTGAGAACAAATGGGACAGAAAAGTGAAACACTTGAGGACAGATAATGGATTAGAGTACCTATCAGAAAAATTCAATGAGCTCTGTAGAGTAAGGGGTATCACGAGACATAGAACCGTGGCAGGGACTCCCCAAAAAAATGGATTGGCAGAAAGGATGAATCACACCTTACTGGAAAGGGTGAGATGCATGATAATCAATGCTGGTCTACCAAAACCATTTTGGGGTGAAACATTATCAACGGCATGCTATCTGGTAAATAGATGCCTGTCAAGTGCCATTGAATTCAAGACCCCGATGGAGCTCTGGAGTGGTAAGCCAGCAGACTACTCGAATTTGAGAATATTCGGGTGTTTGGCCTATGCTCACATTAGGCAAGATAAACTAAAACCAAGAGCTCTAAGATGCATTTTCATTGGTTACCCCGAGGGAGTGAAGGGATACAAAGTATGGAACCTGGAAGAAAAAGGGCCAAGATGTTTCAATACGAGAGATGATGTCTTTGATGAATCAAAAATGGGATACTCACTTAAAGAAGGCTGCTCAAAGGTTGACAAACTGAGAGACATGGAAACACAAGTCGAGGTGGAGCTACCAAGAGAAAATCAAACACAAGAAATTGAGAAGAAAGATGGATCAGACACTGATCCCCATATCCAAGACAAAAACTCATATAATCTGGTACGAGAcagagagaaaagagaaatcaGGCCTCCCCAAAGATATGGACATGCTGATCTAATCTGGTATGCTCTAAATGTTGCTGAACTGGTAGAACAATCAGAACCTTCCTCATACAAGGAGGCACTTGCCAGCAAAGATAAGAAAAGACGGATTGAAGCAATGAATGAAGAAATGAACTCTTTAATAAGAAACAACACCTGGCAACTTGTAGAAAAACCAAGGGATAGGAAAACGCTtggatgcaaatggatttacagGCTGAAAGAAGTGACCCCAGAAAATGAGAAGGTTAAATACAAGGCAAGATTAGTTGCTAAGGGATATGCTCAACTAGAAGGGATAGACTTCAACGAAGTATACTCACCGGTTGTTAAACATTGCTCAATAAGACTTTTACTGGCCTTAGTCACACAACTCGATCTTGAGTTGGAACAACTCGATGTGAAGACTGCTTTCCTACATGGCGATCTTGAGGATACTATTTTTATGGATCAACCAGAGGGATATGTCAAACCAGAAAGTAAAGAAAAGGTGTGTCTACTGAAGAAATTACTGTATGGGCTCAAACAAAGCCCACGACAATGGAACAAGAGGTTTGATGAGTTTATGGAAAGCATAAAATTTTCAAGGAGCAACTATGACAGCTGTGTCTATATTAAGAGGGAAGGAGAACAAGTAAAGACATACCTCCTTCTATATGTAGACGACATACTCATTGCCAGCAGCCACAAGTCTGCACAAGTCTGAAATAGCAAGCCTTAAAGAAAAACTCAGCCTAGAGTTCGAAATGAAAAATCTAGGAGAAGCAAAGAGGATACTAGGAATGGATATAACCAGAGATCGATTGAAAAAGACTTTAAGCTTAAGTCAAGGTACGTATCTAAGGAAGGTTCTAATAAAGTTTAACACGCAGAACTCGAAAGCAGTAACCACTCCCATTGGACAACACCTAAGGCTCTCAAATGAGCAGTCACCGAAGGATGAA
The sequence above is a segment of the Primulina tabacum isolate GXHZ01 chromosome 6, ASM2559414v2, whole genome shotgun sequence genome. Coding sequences within it:
- the LOC142549973 gene encoding uridine kinase-like protein 3; amino-acid sequence: MGSAYAGSMYTGVDFCKRLCGVSVIRRWNDDPSTSFEVIFNFNNGESMENALRACCKGIKIGKILIHREGDNGYSLFHSNALLFLRLIYEKLPTDISDRHLLLLDPILGTGNSAIRAITLIIKKGVPESNIIFLNLIYAPKGVHEVCKRFPRLKIVTSEIELGLNEEFLVILGMGEFGDWYFGTDDE